From a region of the Deinococcus misasensis DSM 22328 genome:
- the nadB gene encoding L-aspartate oxidase, which produces MQHDLLIVGSGITGLYAALHAKALGLSVLLISKAKLESGSTFWAQGGLAFPTSPEDIEPHIQDTLKAGRGLCDESTVRLFVEEASQHLEKLLSYGVPFEDHQTLEGGHSHPRVFHAWGDASGRAVSVTLTQVVRDQGIEVLEGAFVQSLLLSDTGRVVGVQTTEGNHVAGAVLLASGGFGQMYPVTTAPEEATGDGIALAYRAGAVLRDMEFVQFHPTVFLAGNRGLLITEAARGEGALLLNGQMERFMHQYDPLQELAPRDVVARAIDAEETKTGRVYLDLRHLGEAFVQQRFPSIYERLKSQGVDISREPVPVSPAVHYTIGGILTDTNGKTTLEGLYAAGEVASSGLHGANRLASNSLPEGLVFGVRAVEAARQDLKFEIPASRTVLETVGSKASVQQVIGAGAGINRTAETIRLALQTLPHPEPRAGSIEELEAGNLARIADTVLRGALEREESRGGHFRTDYPEPDEVRHSLFQIPPLLEPL; this is translated from the coding sequence ATGCAGCATGATCTGTTGATTGTGGGCAGTGGAATCACCGGGCTGTATGCTGCTCTGCACGCCAAAGCTCTGGGTCTCAGCGTGCTGCTGATCAGCAAGGCAAAGCTGGAAAGTGGATCCACCTTCTGGGCACAGGGGGGTCTGGCCTTTCCCACCAGTCCAGAGGACATCGAGCCCCACATTCAGGACACCCTCAAGGCAGGTCGCGGCCTGTGTGATGAAAGCACCGTGCGCCTGTTTGTGGAAGAAGCCTCCCAGCACCTTGAAAAGCTGCTCTCTTACGGGGTTCCCTTCGAGGACCACCAGACCCTTGAAGGAGGTCACAGCCACCCGAGGGTGTTTCACGCCTGGGGGGATGCCTCGGGTCGTGCGGTCAGTGTAACCCTCACACAGGTCGTGCGCGATCAGGGCATTGAAGTGCTGGAAGGGGCTTTTGTGCAGTCCTTGCTTCTTTCAGACACTGGCCGTGTGGTGGGTGTGCAAACCACCGAAGGAAACCACGTTGCAGGTGCAGTTCTGCTGGCCTCCGGGGGTTTCGGACAGATGTATCCGGTCACCACCGCACCAGAGGAAGCCACCGGAGACGGCATTGCTCTGGCTTACCGGGCTGGGGCTGTGCTTCGGGACATGGAATTTGTGCAATTTCACCCGACGGTGTTTCTGGCTGGAAACCGGGGCCTCCTCATCACCGAGGCCGCCAGAGGCGAAGGTGCCCTGTTGCTGAATGGGCAGATGGAAAGGTTCATGCACCAGTACGATCCCCTACAGGAACTCGCGCCTCGGGATGTGGTGGCCAGAGCCATTGATGCAGAGGAAACCAAAACTGGGCGGGTGTATCTGGACCTGCGCCATCTGGGAGAAGCTTTTGTTCAGCAGCGTTTTCCCAGCATTTATGAGCGCCTGAAATCTCAGGGCGTGGACATTTCCAGAGAACCTGTGCCAGTCAGTCCTGCGGTGCACTACACCATCGGCGGCATTTTGACCGATACGAATGGCAAAACCACGCTGGAAGGCTTGTACGCTGCTGGAGAGGTGGCTTCCTCGGGGCTTCATGGAGCCAACCGTCTGGCCAGCAACTCTCTGCCAGAGGGTCTGGTGTTTGGGGTGCGGGCCGTTGAGGCGGCCAGACAGGACCTCAAATTTGAGATCCCAGCCTCCAGAACAGTGCTGGAAACGGTGGGAAGCAAAGCCAGCGTTCAGCAGGTGATCGGTGCAGGGGCTGGCATCAACCGCACCGCAGAAACCATCCGTTTGGCCCTGCAAACCCTCCCCCATCCAGAGCCAAGAGCAGGCAGCATCGAAGAACTGGAAGCTGGAAACCTTGCCCGCATCGCTGACACGGTGCTCAGGGGCGCTCTGGAACGTGAGGAATCCCGAGGAGGGCACTTCCGCACCGACTATCCAGAGCCAGATGAAGTGCGCCACAGCCTGTTTCAAATTCCTCCCCTGCTGGAGCCTTTATGA
- the purU gene encoding formyltetrahydrofolate deformylase yields MTARLLIHCPDQPGIVAAVSGFLTQQGCNIIHADQHATAKSGGEFFMRIEFERGKASGDILKGAFQAIGDQFSMVWSMSFDEVKRMAILVSKYDHCLLDLLWRQRRGELDVEIPLIISNHPDLQKDAEFFGVPFYHLPVTKNNKQEQEQRIHELMLEHRVDFAVLARYMQILSPELVGKWPNRIINIHHSFLPAFIGAKPYHSAFQRGVKIIGATAHYVTNDLDEGPIIEQDVVRVSHRQAIEELVRLGGDIERQVLARAVRWHVEERILVYANKTVVFY; encoded by the coding sequence ATGACTGCCCGTTTATTGATTCACTGCCCTGACCAGCCTGGCATTGTGGCTGCGGTTTCAGGCTTCTTGACCCAGCAGGGATGCAACATCATCCATGCAGACCAGCATGCCACAGCCAAAAGCGGTGGCGAGTTTTTCATGCGCATCGAGTTTGAACGCGGCAAAGCCTCTGGAGACATCCTCAAAGGGGCGTTTCAAGCCATTGGAGACCAGTTCTCCATGGTCTGGAGCATGAGCTTCGATGAAGTCAAACGCATGGCCATTCTGGTCTCCAAATACGACCACTGCCTGCTGGACCTGCTCTGGAGGCAGCGCAGGGGAGAACTGGACGTGGAAATCCCCCTGATCATCTCCAACCACCCGGACCTTCAAAAAGATGCGGAGTTCTTTGGGGTGCCTTTTTACCACCTGCCAGTCACCAAAAACAACAAGCAGGAACAGGAACAGCGCATCCACGAACTGATGCTGGAACACCGTGTGGACTTTGCAGTGCTGGCCCGCTACATGCAGATTCTGTCTCCAGAGCTGGTGGGCAAGTGGCCCAACCGGATCATCAACATCCACCACAGCTTTTTGCCTGCGTTCATTGGGGCCAAGCCTTACCACAGCGCATTCCAGAGGGGGGTCAAAATCATTGGTGCAACCGCCCACTACGTCACCAACGATCTGGACGAAGGTCCCATCATTGAGCAGGATGTGGTGCGGGTGTCGCACCGTCAGGCCATTGAAGAACTGGTGCGTCTGGGTGGAGACATCGAGCGTCAGGTGCTGGCCCGTGCAGTGCGCTGGCACGTTGAGGAACGGATTCTGGTGTACGCCAACAAGACCGTGGTTTTTTACTGA
- a CDS encoding DUF448 domain-containing protein yields the protein MSFTPERTCIACRKKRPLPEMLRFRKSSEGWVLQDEDRFGRGAYVCADSPACWNEKKLRRLGKSAQRLSEQLSTRRS from the coding sequence GTGTCTTTTACGCCCGAGCGCACCTGCATTGCCTGCCGCAAGAAGCGTCCCTTACCAGAGATGCTTCGCTTCAGAAAATCTTCTGAAGGCTGGGTTTTGCAGGATGAGGACAGGTTCGGGCGGGGCGCTTACGTGTGTGCAGATTCTCCAGCCTGCTGGAATGAGAAAAAACTCCGCAGGCTGGGCAAGAGTGCCCAACGTTTAAGCGAACAATTGAGTACCAGGAGGTCTTGA
- the nusA gene encoding transcription termination factor NusA encodes MNREFLDALNDLAVARNIDKGQLIKAFEEALQQAYTRNVEPEKRIEVHLDAQSGELEVLIIREVVEKVEDEQKQISLADALELDPEVEIGMEMEFPVEREKFTRIALQATKQVLTQRMREAERNIVFNEYKDREGEVLTASVVRMDNKGNVFVELGHGEAILPPKEQIPGERLLNGNRVKVYLKEVKKTNRGPSILVSRADERLLDYLLKQEIPEVAENIVEVKSIAREAGQRSKVAVFSRNPNVDPIGACIGHRGNRIQAITGELGKERVDVILWDANPREFIRNALSPAKAAFIEVDADKKEATVTVMPDQLSLAIGKGGQNVRLAAKLTSFKIDLRETKAISDLDAAMLQAAEQGDKQVSGASTGSARAAFDALFKDSKSVASATPEGDVDLKE; translated from the coding sequence GTGAACAGAGAATTTTTGGACGCACTCAATGACCTGGCTGTTGCGCGCAACATCGACAAGGGTCAACTGATCAAAGCTTTCGAGGAGGCGTTGCAGCAGGCTTACACCCGCAACGTCGAACCCGAGAAACGCATCGAAGTGCACCTGGATGCCCAGAGCGGTGAACTGGAAGTGTTGATCATCCGCGAAGTGGTCGAGAAAGTCGAAGACGAGCAGAAGCAGATTTCGCTGGCAGATGCTCTGGAACTGGACCCCGAAGTGGAAATCGGCATGGAAATGGAATTTCCCGTCGAGCGTGAAAAGTTCACCCGCATTGCCCTGCAAGCCACCAAACAGGTGTTGACCCAGCGCATGCGCGAAGCCGAGCGCAACATCGTGTTCAACGAGTACAAGGACCGCGAAGGCGAAGTCCTGACCGCTTCCGTGGTCCGCATGGACAACAAAGGCAATGTCTTTGTGGAACTCGGACACGGCGAAGCCATCCTGCCCCCCAAGGAGCAAATTCCCGGCGAGCGCCTGTTGAACGGCAACCGCGTGAAGGTGTACCTGAAAGAGGTCAAAAAGACCAACCGTGGCCCCAGCATTCTGGTGTCCCGTGCAGATGAGCGCCTGCTGGATTACCTGCTGAAACAGGAAATCCCCGAGGTTGCCGAAAACATCGTGGAAGTGAAGTCCATTGCCCGTGAAGCTGGACAGCGCTCCAAAGTGGCCGTGTTCAGCCGCAATCCCAACGTGGACCCCATCGGTGCCTGCATTGGTCACCGTGGCAACCGCATTCAGGCGATCACTGGTGAACTCGGTAAAGAGCGCGTGGACGTGATCCTCTGGGACGCCAACCCCAGAGAGTTCATTCGCAACGCCCTCTCCCCTGCCAAGGCCGCTTTCATTGAAGTGGACGCAGACAAAAAAGAAGCCACCGTCACCGTGATGCCCGACCAGCTTTCTCTGGCCATCGGCAAAGGTGGACAGAACGTGCGTCTGGCCGCCAAACTGACCAGCTTCAAAATCGACCTGCGCGAAACCAAAGCCATCAGCGATCTGGACGCAGCCATGCTGCAGGCCGCTGAGCAGGGAGACAAGCAGGTCTCTGGAGCCAGCACCGGTTCTGCACGCGCAGCGTTCGATGCCCTGTTCAAAGATTCCAAATCCGTTGCCAGTGCCACCCCCGAGGGTGACGTGGACCTGAAGGAGTAA
- a CDS encoding NAD+ synthase, translating into MKILKANRGSEMLDLNYPLLAEYLQRFIQEELSWRGYHKGLIGVSGGVDSALTLALAVRALGAENVHAVAMPHRQSAPTSFEHAKLVCDAFGVKLDTVDITPIVEGYAQLDPEITGRRKGNLMARARMMVLFDQSEKHHALTLGTGNKTERLFGYFTWHADDTPPINPLGDLYKTQVWGLSEHVGVPDAILHKAPTADLEAGQTDEGDLGITYRKADVILEHYLKGYPDAYIESLGFTAAEIQRVKTLVNRTHWKRTTPATAVVSSTAINEFYLRPLDFRLK; encoded by the coding sequence ATGAAAATCCTCAAAGCCAATCGGGGCAGTGAAATGCTGGACCTCAATTACCCCCTGCTGGCAGAATACCTGCAGCGTTTCATTCAGGAAGAATTGAGCTGGAGGGGCTACCACAAAGGCCTGATCGGGGTCAGCGGAGGGGTGGATTCTGCCCTGACCCTTGCTCTGGCAGTTCGGGCTCTGGGAGCAGAAAATGTGCATGCAGTGGCCATGCCCCACCGGCAGTCTGCACCCACCTCTTTTGAGCACGCCAAACTGGTCTGCGACGCTTTTGGCGTGAAGCTGGACACCGTGGACATCACCCCCATCGTAGAAGGTTACGCCCAGCTGGATCCCGAGATCACCGGACGCCGCAAAGGCAACCTGATGGCCCGTGCCCGAATGATGGTGCTCTTTGACCAGTCGGAAAAACACCACGCCCTGACCCTCGGGACGGGCAACAAGACCGAGCGCCTGTTTGGTTACTTCACCTGGCACGCAGACGACACCCCCCCCATCAACCCTCTGGGCGACCTCTACAAAACGCAGGTCTGGGGCCTTTCTGAGCATGTGGGTGTGCCGGATGCCATTCTGCACAAAGCCCCCACCGCTGACCTTGAAGCAGGCCAGACCGACGAAGGAGATCTCGGGATCACTTACAGAAAGGCCGATGTGATTCTGGAACACTACCTGAAAGGGTACCCGGATGCCTACATCGAAAGCCTCGGGTTCACAGCAGCAGAAATCCAGCGGGTCAAAACGCTGGTGAACCGCACCCACTGGAAACGCACCACCCCGGCCACCGCAGTGGTCAGCAGCACCGCCATCAATGAATTTTACCTGCGGCCTCTGGACTTCCGCTTGAAGTAA
- the rimP gene encoding ribosome maturation factor RimP — translation MNLESIAVNILEPLGFEVLEIQVQNPQRTPIVVVRIDRLDEQPVTTEDLQLCSQTLGLEFDRLDPIKKEYRLEFESPGPKRPLKTIRHFERMLGLKAKVRSSGQNFTAPIKEVNGDMVTFDHGEEGVTLRVGDFQANLAEFPDRHR, via the coding sequence GTGAATCTGGAAAGCATCGCCGTCAACATCCTGGAGCCTCTGGGTTTCGAGGTTCTGGAAATTCAGGTGCAAAATCCCCAGCGGACCCCCATTGTGGTGGTGCGCATTGACCGCCTGGACGAGCAACCTGTGACCACCGAAGACCTGCAACTGTGCAGCCAGACTTTGGGCCTTGAGTTTGACCGTCTGGACCCCATCAAGAAGGAATACCGTCTGGAGTTCGAATCTCCCGGACCCAAACGGCCCTTAAAAACCATCCGTCATTTTGAGCGCATGCTGGGCCTGAAAGCCAAGGTGCGTTCCAGTGGACAAAATTTCACCGCTCCCATCAAAGAAGTGAACGGTGACATGGTGACTTTTGATCACGGTGAAGAAGGCGTGACCCTGCGCGTTGGCGATTTTCAGGCCAACCTTGCAGAGTTCCCGGACCGTCACCGCTGA
- a CDS encoding CobW family GTP-binding protein translates to MNSIPITVLCGFLGSGKTTLLNHLLNHTRDRKIAVIVNEFGAVNIDASTIVHTDEKTIDLSNGCICCTLRGDLLEAVHDLLQTRELDQIVIESTGIGEPLPIAQSFCLTPEELDLDPSIPNLLGKVHIDAMVTVVDSAQFFEMYHRPGTIEGDDLERGYGQLLQEQLEFANILILNKQDVANPEDVQKLEELVAITNPKARVLKSTKGVVPAEDILNVGLFDFEEMSKLDAWMLELEKEHTPESEEYGLGTYIFRSFDPINLDRLYEVLEQGLPKNIIRSKGWVYSGHSTAILWNHTGRFMTLEPLGEWNNPAEAFTELVFIGQDLDPAEIDALLSVTLMMKS, encoded by the coding sequence ATGAACAGCATCCCCATCACCGTGTTGTGTGGTTTTCTGGGCAGCGGAAAAACCACCCTGCTCAACCACCTCCTGAACCACACCCGAGACCGCAAAATCGCCGTGATCGTCAATGAATTTGGTGCCGTGAACATTGATGCCAGCACCATCGTTCACACCGATGAAAAAACCATCGACCTGTCCAATGGCTGCATTTGCTGCACCCTGCGCGGAGATTTGCTGGAAGCCGTCCATGACCTGCTGCAAACCCGGGAACTCGACCAAATCGTCATTGAGTCCACCGGCATTGGCGAACCTCTGCCCATCGCCCAGAGCTTCTGCCTGACCCCCGAAGAACTGGATCTGGACCCGAGCATTCCCAACCTGCTCGGAAAAGTGCACATTGATGCAATGGTGACCGTGGTGGATTCTGCCCAGTTCTTCGAGATGTACCACAGACCCGGCACCATCGAAGGAGACGATCTGGAAAGGGGTTACGGGCAACTGCTGCAAGAACAACTGGAATTTGCCAACATCCTGATCCTCAACAAACAAGATGTCGCAAATCCAGAGGATGTCCAGAAACTGGAAGAACTGGTGGCCATCACCAATCCGAAAGCCAGAGTCCTGAAAAGCACCAAAGGCGTGGTCCCAGCAGAAGACATCCTGAACGTGGGTTTGTTTGATTTCGAAGAAATGAGCAAACTGGACGCATGGATGCTGGAACTCGAAAAAGAGCACACCCCTGAAAGCGAAGAATACGGTCTGGGCACCTACATTTTCCGCAGCTTCGATCCCATCAACCTCGACCGTCTGTATGAGGTGCTTGAGCAAGGACTCCCCAAAAACATCATCCGTTCCAAAGGCTGGGTGTACTCAGGGCACAGCACTGCCATCTTGTGGAACCACACTGGACGCTTCATGACCCTTGAACCTCTGGGCGAGTGGAACAATCCAGCAGAGGCTTTCACAGAGTTGGTGTTCATCGGGCAGGATCTGGACCCTGCAGAAATTGACGCTTTGCTCTCTGTGACTTTGATGATGAAATCCTGA
- a CDS encoding S1 RNA-binding domain-containing protein, which produces MVFESGAVVTGRVARITDFGAFIQFENGEVGLVHISQIAHSYVRNVSDYLQEGQTIEVKVLGRDEKGRLDLSIKELQDAPEEMPRPRMIGRQSPEFENKLRSFLRDAKERGPGEKGGKKRKK; this is translated from the coding sequence GTGGTATTTGAATCAGGAGCAGTGGTCACAGGGCGGGTTGCCCGCATTACGGATTTCGGTGCTTTCATTCAGTTCGAGAACGGCGAAGTGGGCCTCGTGCACATTTCCCAGATCGCCCACAGCTATGTGAGGAATGTCAGCGACTACCTGCAAGAAGGCCAGACCATCGAGGTCAAGGTCCTCGGGCGCGATGAAAAAGGCCGTCTGGACCTTTCCATCAAAGAGCTTCAGGATGCCCCCGAGGAAATGCCCCGTCCTCGCATGATTGGCCGCCAGAGCCCCGAGTTTGAAAACAAATTGCGGTCCTTCCTGCGCGACGCCAAAGAGCGTGGCCCCGGTGAAAAGGGCGGCAAAAAGCGCAAGAAATAA
- a CDS encoding septum site-determining protein MinC: protein MKLRGTLSGLSLLLDSKDTIDILNTQLRERAQVLSKAQVSLEIEQDIGWHIIEHTRQLLTELGAELKSIRPSVANRAPAQQTSSAPSGSSTSQSNTPAAAPAVPATPSKPILPPQTRILTQQLRSGMRIEHPGSLVVVGDVNPGVELIAGGDVIVTGALRGMAHAGAHGNETSVIWARPIASPQIRIGKAVARAPEGKVMDTMRRNENFDAEMARLEDDHIVIEVVKSSKH from the coding sequence ATGAAATTGCGCGGAACGCTGAGTGGTCTCAGCTTGCTGCTGGACAGCAAAGACACCATCGACATCCTGAACACCCAGCTGCGAGAGCGGGCGCAGGTCCTGTCCAAAGCACAGGTTTCCCTCGAAATTGAACAGGACATCGGTTGGCACATCATTGAACACACCCGCCAACTGCTCACCGAATTGGGTGCCGAACTCAAAAGCATCCGTCCTTCTGTGGCCAATCGGGCCCCTGCGCAACAGACTTCAAGTGCTCCAAGTGGCAGCTCCACATCCCAGAGCAACACCCCTGCTGCCGCCCCTGCTGTTCCTGCCACACCCAGCAAACCCATCCTGCCCCCTCAAACCCGCATCCTGACCCAGCAACTGCGCTCTGGCATGCGGATCGAGCACCCCGGCAGCCTCGTGGTGGTCGGCGATGTGAACCCCGGCGTGGAACTCATTGCTGGTGGCGATGTGATTGTGACCGGAGCCCTGCGCGGAATGGCCCATGCTGGAGCGCACGGCAACGAAACCAGCGTGATCTGGGCCAGACCCATCGCCTCACCCCAGATCCGCATTGGCAAAGCCGTGGCCCGTGCTCCAGAGGGCAAAGTCATGGACACCATGCGCAGAAACGAAAACTTCGATGCCGAAATGGCCCGTCTGGAAGACGACCACATCGTGATTGAGGTTGTGAAATCAAGCAAGCACTGA
- the infB gene encoding translation initiation factor IF-2, with protein MSKVRIYTLAKELGLDNQKMLDVLNDLGVSYKSASSTIEDDIVELIRAMVAEEQTPKQPTKKEEAEKAEDSGDTPLRAPVVTIMGHVDHGKTSLLDYIRKTKVAAKEAGGITQHVGAFEAKTSRGKIVFIDTPGHEAFTSIRARGAKVADIAIIVVAADDSIMPQTREAVAHAKAANIPLIVAINKMDLPGADPQKVKNDLMALGLVPEEFGGQTITAEISAKTGAGVEELLEYISLIAELEEFRADPNGEFKGVVVEAKVDKQAGVLTNVMVQEGTLHVSDFLVVGETYGKVKAMVDSYGERIKKAGPSTPVQILGFSAVPQSGDMVVSAKNEHEAREIVGKRVDERREAEEAASTRRKFSLNDVFGALEGETREVNLILRADTQGSLEAIQGILARKKTDDLNINVMLAGIGAPSESDVLLASTAGATILCFNVTAAPPVKKAGEQKGVDVKMFRIIYELIDEVDRLLKGEVEPVYEERYLGKAEVRMTISHPKFGTIAGSYVQDGSMKRNAKVVVKRKGKEVYSGTIIGLKRFKDDVREVQSGYECGINVDWNEIQEGDIIEATELVEVTPS; from the coding sequence ATGTCCAAAGTACGCATCTACACCCTAGCGAAAGAGTTAGGCCTCGACAACCAAAAAATGCTCGATGTATTGAACGATCTGGGCGTGTCTTACAAGTCCGCTTCCAGCACCATCGAAGATGACATTGTGGAACTGATCCGGGCCATGGTTGCCGAAGAGCAAACCCCCAAGCAGCCCACCAAAAAAGAAGAAGCCGAAAAAGCAGAGGACAGTGGCGACACCCCCCTGCGTGCTCCAGTGGTCACCATCATGGGCCACGTGGACCACGGCAAAACCAGCTTGCTGGACTACATCCGCAAAACCAAAGTGGCGGCCAAAGAGGCCGGGGGCATCACCCAGCACGTCGGTGCTTTCGAAGCCAAAACCAGCCGCGGCAAAATCGTCTTCATTGACACCCCCGGCCACGAAGCCTTCACCAGCATCCGTGCCCGTGGAGCCAAAGTGGCAGACATCGCCATCATCGTGGTTGCAGCAGATGACTCCATCATGCCCCAGACCCGTGAAGCGGTGGCCCACGCCAAAGCCGCCAACATTCCCCTGATTGTGGCCATCAACAAGATGGACCTGCCCGGTGCAGACCCCCAGAAAGTCAAAAACGACCTGATGGCTCTGGGTCTGGTTCCCGAGGAATTCGGCGGACAGACCATCACCGCCGAGATCAGCGCCAAAACCGGTGCAGGTGTCGAGGAACTCCTCGAATACATCTCCCTGATTGCTGAACTGGAAGAATTCCGCGCCGACCCCAACGGTGAATTCAAGGGTGTGGTCGTGGAAGCCAAAGTGGACAAACAGGCCGGTGTGCTGACCAACGTCATGGTTCAGGAAGGCACCCTGCACGTCTCTGACTTCCTCGTGGTGGGTGAAACCTACGGCAAAGTGAAAGCCATGGTGGATTCCTACGGCGAACGCATCAAAAAAGCCGGACCCAGCACCCCCGTGCAGATCCTTGGTTTTTCTGCCGTTCCCCAGAGCGGTGACATGGTGGTTTCCGCCAAGAACGAGCACGAAGCCCGCGAAATCGTGGGCAAACGTGTGGACGAGCGCCGCGAAGCAGAAGAAGCCGCTTCCACCCGCCGCAAGTTCTCCCTCAACGACGTGTTTGGAGCCCTTGAAGGCGAAACCCGCGAAGTCAACCTGATTTTGCGTGCCGACACCCAGGGTTCTCTGGAAGCCATTCAGGGCATTCTGGCCCGCAAGAAAACCGATGACCTCAACATCAACGTGATGCTGGCCGGAATTGGTGCACCCAGTGAATCCGACGTGCTGCTGGCGTCCACGGCGGGTGCCACCATCCTGTGCTTCAACGTCACCGCTGCCCCTCCTGTCAAAAAAGCCGGAGAGCAAAAAGGCGTGGACGTCAAGATGTTCCGCATCATCTACGAACTGATTGATGAAGTGGACCGCCTGCTCAAAGGCGAAGTGGAGCCCGTCTACGAAGAGCGTTACCTCGGCAAGGCCGAAGTGCGCATGACCATCTCGCACCCCAAGTTCGGCACCATTGCCGGATCTTACGTGCAAGACGGCAGCATGAAACGCAACGCCAAAGTGGTCGTCAAACGCAAAGGCAAAGAAGTGTACTCGGGCACCATCATCGGCCTGAAACGCTTCAAAGACGATGTGCGTGAAGTCCAGAGCGGCTACGAATGCGGAATCAACGTAGACTGGAATGAAATCCAGGAAGGCGACATCATCGAGGCCACTGAACTGGTCGAAGTGACACCTTCTTAA
- a CDS encoding nitrilase-related carbon-nitrogen hydrolase, with amino-acid sequence MIKHAVLQLKPEKGNLQGNFTRLQSALQELKPEAPDVVVLPESFLTAYFLQGGVRELALTQQELYAHLQSLYQALEWPGLLDLVIGFYEREGGTFFNSCVYIELGGRGILHVHRKVFLPTYGVFDEERYISRGSRIQAFDSRFGRVGMLICEDFWHTITSTIIALDGAQVVYVPSASPARGFAGQGPANMERWSALAQAVSAEHGMYTLLSSLIGFEGGKGMVGGSLIVDPEGNIMVSAPAFEETALLAEIDLERIPAVRYDNPLLADLQGNLPSILPDLNRVVHRGEK; translated from the coding sequence ATGATCAAACACGCCGTTTTACAACTGAAACCCGAAAAAGGGAACCTGCAAGGCAATTTCACACGCCTGCAAAGTGCCCTGCAAGAACTGAAACCCGAGGCACCCGATGTGGTGGTGCTGCCCGAGTCTTTCCTGACCGCCTATTTTCTGCAAGGCGGGGTGCGCGAACTGGCCCTGACCCAGCAAGAACTTTATGCCCACCTACAAAGCCTGTATCAGGCTCTGGAATGGCCGGGACTGCTGGACCTGGTGATCGGCTTCTACGAGCGTGAGGGGGGCACCTTCTTCAATTCCTGCGTCTACATCGAACTGGGCGGACGGGGCATCTTGCACGTTCACCGCAAGGTGTTTCTGCCCACCTACGGGGTCTTCGACGAGGAGCGCTACATCTCCAGAGGCTCCAGAATTCAGGCCTTTGATTCCCGTTTTGGTCGCGTGGGCATGCTGATCTGCGAGGATTTCTGGCACACCATCACCAGCACCATCATTGCGCTGGATGGCGCACAGGTGGTTTACGTGCCCTCAGCCAGTCCAGCCAGAGGGTTTGCAGGTCAGGGGCCAGCCAACATGGAGCGCTGGAGCGCTCTGGCACAGGCGGTTTCCGCCGAGCATGGGATGTACACCCTGCTCAGTTCCCTGATCGGCTTTGAAGGGGGCAAGGGCATGGTGGGAGGCAGCCTGATCGTGGATCCAGAGGGCAACATCATGGTCTCTGCACCGGCTTTTGAAGAGACCGCTCTGCTGGCCGAGATCGATCTGGAACGCATTCCTGCCGTGCGCTACGACAACCCCCTGCTGGCCGATTTGCAGGGAAATCTGCCATCCATTCTGCCGGACCTGAACCGCGTGGTGCATCGGGGTGAAAAATGA